From a single Planococcus shenhongbingii genomic region:
- the accB gene encoding acetyl-CoA carboxylase biotin carboxyl carrier protein, producing MKIQEIREIIKLVDNSSIDEFSYEADGVKVKLKKNSVSANAAVEAPAQPAPAAQPAPAPVPTPAAKAEELISEETPEIPAVQDENLHKILSPMVGTFYQSPSPDEAAYVQPGSKVSADQVVCIVEAMKLFNEIEAEVDGEIAEILVKDGQLVEYGQPLFLVKTN from the coding sequence TTGAAAATCCAAGAAATCCGAGAAATTATTAAACTGGTGGATAACTCATCGATTGACGAATTCAGCTATGAAGCTGATGGAGTTAAAGTAAAATTGAAGAAAAACAGTGTATCAGCAAACGCAGCAGTTGAAGCTCCAGCACAACCGGCACCGGCCGCACAGCCAGCACCTGCTCCAGTACCGACACCGGCTGCAAAGGCGGAAGAACTGATTTCAGAAGAAACTCCTGAAATTCCTGCTGTGCAAGACGAAAATCTACATAAGATCCTGTCGCCGATGGTTGGCACATTCTACCAATCACCGTCTCCCGATGAAGCGGCATACGTTCAGCCGGGATCAAAAGTTTCTGCCGATCAAGTGGTCTGCATCGTTGAAGCGATGAAGTTGTTCAATGAAATCGAAGCGGAAGTGGATGGGGAAATTGCTGAGATTCTCGTTAAAGACGGTCAGCTTGTCGAATATGGTCAGCCTCTATTCCTCGTAAAAACTAACTGA
- the efp gene encoding elongation factor P: MISVNDFKTGVTIEVDGDIWRVMEFQHVKPGKGAAFVRTKLRNLRSGNVNEKTFRAGEKVAKAQIDNRKMQYLYANGDTHAFMDTETYDQIELQEKSIEYELKFLQENMEVQVIQYQGEVLGVELPNTVVLEVTATDPGIKGDTASGGSKPATLSTGLTVQVPFFINEGDKLIINTTDSSYVSRAQ, translated from the coding sequence ATGATTTCAGTAAACGATTTTAAAACAGGTGTAACAATTGAAGTGGATGGCGATATTTGGCGCGTCATGGAATTCCAGCACGTAAAGCCGGGCAAAGGCGCTGCATTCGTCCGTACGAAACTTCGCAATCTGCGTTCAGGAAACGTCAACGAAAAAACGTTCCGCGCTGGCGAGAAAGTGGCGAAAGCACAAATTGACAACCGTAAAATGCAGTATTTGTATGCAAACGGCGATACACATGCGTTTATGGATACAGAAACTTATGACCAAATCGAACTCCAGGAGAAAAGCATTGAATATGAATTGAAATTCCTTCAAGAAAACATGGAAGTTCAAGTAATTCAATACCAGGGAGAAGTCTTGGGAGTAGAATTGCCGAATACTGTAGTGCTTGAGGTTACTGCAACTGACCCGGGCATCAAAGGCGATACTGCCAGCGGGGGTTCAAAACCGGCTACGCTATCAACTGGATTGACTGTGCAGGTTCCATTTTTCATCAATGAAGGCGACAAGCTGATCATCAACACAACAGATTCTTCATACGTTTCACGGGCACAATAA
- the folD gene encoding bifunctional methylenetetrahydrofolate dehydrogenase/methenyltetrahydrofolate cyclohydrolase FolD, which translates to MTAKTIDGKAVSLKIKEQVKTRVEKLKEQGIVPGLAVVLVGEDSASHTYVKNKKKTCEALGMRSDLHQFPDTLEEAELLSVIDDLNKDPDIHGILVQLPLPKQIDEFKVIQAIDPSKDVDGFHPVSVGNMVIGKEAFLPCTPHGIMKLLEHYGINPAGKHTVVIGRSNIVGKPIGQLMLQQDATVTYCHSKTADLASFTRQADILVSAIGKAKLIDHSFVKPGAVVIDVGMNRDENGKLCGDVDLADVQETASFLTPVPGGVGPMTIAMLMENTVQSAENGLLKDKNIETM; encoded by the coding sequence ATGACTGCGAAAACTATTGATGGAAAAGCAGTAAGCCTTAAAATTAAAGAGCAAGTAAAGACGCGAGTGGAAAAACTGAAAGAACAAGGAATCGTTCCGGGATTGGCCGTTGTGCTGGTCGGTGAAGATTCAGCTTCCCATACATATGTCAAAAACAAGAAAAAAACATGTGAGGCTCTGGGAATGCGTTCGGATTTGCATCAATTTCCCGATACGCTGGAGGAAGCAGAACTGCTTTCCGTCATCGATGATTTGAACAAAGACCCGGATATCCACGGCATTTTGGTGCAGCTCCCTTTGCCAAAACAAATCGACGAGTTTAAAGTGATCCAAGCGATCGATCCGTCCAAAGACGTGGATGGCTTCCATCCGGTTTCCGTAGGCAATATGGTGATCGGCAAAGAAGCCTTTTTGCCTTGTACGCCTCATGGCATCATGAAATTGCTGGAGCATTATGGCATCAATCCAGCAGGAAAACATACGGTGGTCATCGGACGCAGCAATATTGTCGGAAAACCGATTGGCCAATTGATGCTGCAGCAAGATGCGACCGTTACGTATTGCCATTCCAAAACAGCCGATTTGGCCTCTTTTACAAGACAAGCGGATATTTTGGTTTCTGCAATCGGCAAAGCCAAATTAATTGACCATAGCTTTGTTAAGCCAGGAGCTGTAGTGATAGATGTCGGCATGAACCGTGACGAAAACGGCAAATTATGCGGTGATGTGGATCTTGCGGATGTCCAGGAAACGGCTTCTTTCCTGACACCGGTGCCTGGGGGCGTTGGCCCTATGACGATTGCCATGCTGATGGAGAATACCGTGCAGTCGGCTGAAAATGGGTTGTTGAAAGACAAAAACATAGAAACCATGTAA
- a CDS encoding polyprenyl synthetase family protein has translation MNLTQFQAHYEPLIQKELSDLIQSLAIPVSLKESMDYSLQAGGKRIRPVLMLAVLHELDGDHPEALKVAAAIEMIHTYSLIHDDLPSMDNDDLRRGMPTNHKVFGEAVAILAGDALLTYSFGIVARLQHVSSDDKVRLIDLMSVASGAEGMVGGQVLDIEGEEKRLSLEELEQVHRLKTGALLTYSILAGAILGKATPEEMLALSKFGEHLGLAFQIQDDILDVTGTSQELGKTAGKDESSEKSTYPSLLTLPKAKEKLDYHAAEALDAIKLLEGEKPLLKELTALIVKRKS, from the coding sequence ATGAACTTAACCCAATTCCAAGCACATTATGAACCATTAATCCAAAAAGAGTTATCCGATTTGATCCAGTCCCTGGCTATTCCAGTTTCATTAAAAGAATCGATGGATTATTCCCTTCAAGCAGGCGGAAAAAGAATCCGCCCTGTTTTAATGCTGGCCGTTCTTCATGAACTGGACGGCGACCATCCGGAAGCATTAAAAGTGGCTGCGGCGATTGAAATGATCCATACGTATTCACTGATCCATGACGATTTGCCGAGCATGGACAATGACGATTTGCGGCGCGGCATGCCAACAAACCATAAAGTTTTCGGCGAAGCAGTGGCCATTCTGGCAGGAGATGCGCTATTGACTTATAGCTTCGGCATCGTGGCAAGGCTGCAGCATGTATCAAGCGATGACAAAGTCCGTCTTATTGACTTGATGAGTGTGGCCTCAGGCGCGGAAGGCATGGTCGGCGGCCAAGTACTGGACATTGAAGGTGAAGAGAAGAGATTGTCACTGGAAGAACTGGAACAAGTCCACCGTTTGAAAACGGGCGCCTTATTGACTTACAGCATTTTGGCAGGAGCAATTTTAGGAAAAGCGACGCCTGAAGAAATGCTGGCACTCAGCAAATTTGGGGAACATCTTGGCCTCGCGTTTCAGATTCAAGACGATATTCTCGATGTCACGGGAACCTCCCAAGAGCTGGGGAAAACAGCAGGCAAAGATGAATCAAGCGAGAAAAGCACGTATCCCAGCTTGTTGACTTTGCCAAAAGCAAAAGAAAAACTGGATTATCATGCGGCAGAAGCACTCGATGCCATCAAACTGCTCGAAGGCGAAAAACCGCTTTTGAAAGAATTGACGGCGTTGATCGTGAAAAGAAAAAGCTGA
- the xseA gene encoding exodeoxyribonuclease VII large subunit yields MATDPYLSVKALTKYIKKKFDADPHLRDVYVKGELSNVKIHTSGHIYFTLKDNSARLPAVMFSANARTVKFKPESGMTVLIRGDVTVYEASGQYQLYAQSMQADGIGDYYLAFEQLKEKLAAEGLFNAVHKKPFPRFPRKIAVVTAPTGAAVRDICITLHRRYPLAKIVIYPTLVQGAQAVQSIVQSIQAANKSDYDVMIVGRGGGSIEDLWAFNEEAVARAIFQSRIPVISAVGHETDTTIADFVADLRAATPTAAAELAVPSKAELLERLLSYQTAMYRMASNTITKDKTALNRVTSSMPFAYPDRLYRPFIERVERATDSLQREVIQNYRRSRERHANIEKQLASRSPINSIKQSSVDLEHLQKRLDGLISQSLKNRSQQLSSAMRTLDALSPLKIMDRGYTIAYKGSQVVKSVAQIEEGEKLTIAMKDGSLSATVTERNAF; encoded by the coding sequence TTGGCTACCGACCCGTATTTATCCGTTAAAGCGTTAACCAAATACATAAAAAAGAAATTCGATGCTGATCCACATTTACGGGACGTCTACGTCAAAGGGGAATTATCGAATGTCAAAATCCATACGAGCGGGCATATTTATTTCACACTGAAAGACAATTCGGCCCGATTACCAGCGGTGATGTTCTCGGCTAATGCGCGGACTGTGAAATTCAAACCGGAAAGCGGAATGACCGTGCTGATCCGCGGTGACGTCACCGTTTACGAAGCATCCGGCCAATACCAGCTGTATGCGCAGTCGATGCAGGCTGACGGCATCGGCGACTATTACCTGGCTTTTGAACAGCTGAAAGAAAAGCTGGCGGCAGAAGGCCTGTTTAATGCTGTCCATAAAAAGCCCTTTCCGCGTTTTCCGCGTAAAATCGCGGTGGTGACAGCGCCAACAGGAGCGGCTGTACGCGATATTTGCATTACACTCCATCGCCGTTATCCTCTGGCGAAAATCGTTATTTACCCGACGCTTGTGCAAGGGGCGCAGGCAGTCCAATCAATTGTTCAGTCAATCCAAGCCGCCAACAAGTCTGATTATGATGTCATGATTGTCGGACGCGGAGGCGGCTCTATCGAAGATTTATGGGCTTTCAACGAAGAAGCGGTCGCACGGGCGATTTTCCAGTCGCGTATTCCGGTCATTTCTGCCGTCGGCCATGAAACCGATACGACCATCGCTGATTTTGTAGCGGATTTGCGGGCAGCAACACCGACGGCGGCAGCGGAACTCGCTGTACCGAGCAAGGCGGAATTGCTGGAACGTTTGCTGAGTTACCAAACAGCCATGTACCGCATGGCTTCAAATACGATTACTAAAGATAAGACGGCTTTAAACCGGGTGACCTCTTCTATGCCGTTTGCTTATCCTGATCGGCTTTACCGGCCGTTTATCGAACGGGTCGAACGGGCAACGGATTCTTTGCAGCGCGAAGTGATTCAGAATTACAGGCGCTCCAGAGAACGGCATGCCAATATCGAAAAGCAGCTGGCCAGCCGGAGTCCGATTAATTCAATCAAACAATCTTCAGTTGACCTTGAGCATCTGCAAAAGCGCCTTGATGGCCTGATTAGCCAGTCCTTGAAAAACCGGTCCCAGCAGTTATCCTCGGCGATGCGGACACTCGATGCCTTAAGCCCGTTGAAAATCATGGACCGCGGCTATACAATTGCGTATAAAGGCAGCCAAGTTGTAAAAAGTGTGGCACAAATTGAAGAAGGCGAAAAGCTGACGATTGCGATGAAAGACGGGAGTTTGTCAGCAACCGTAACGGAACGGAACGCATTTTAA
- a CDS encoding M24 family metallopeptidase: MTPLKLQKLRTEMEQQQLEALLITSQYNLHYITGFTGTAGLALVTQNKAYFITDFRYTEQAGSQVKEFEVVQAKTNLLEEAAEIARNLAVKSLAFEKDYVTYASFLEYQAKIEADLKPISGLIEKIRMIKTPEEVSILKAAAKIADDAYEHICKFIKAGQTELEISNELEFFMRKQGATSSSFDTIVASGLRSALPHGVATDKKIENGDFITLDYGALYNGYISDITRTVAVGEPSGKLKEIYQIVLDAQVMAVEKIGPGMTGIEADAIARDYIKSKGYGEAFGHSTGHGIGLEVHEAPGLSFKSQTVLEAGMAVTVEPGIYLPGIGGVRIEDDILITESGNERLTHSTKELRIL; encoded by the coding sequence ATGACCCCATTGAAACTTCAAAAATTGCGCACCGAAATGGAACAGCAGCAACTCGAGGCTTTGCTGATTACTAGCCAGTATAATCTGCACTACATAACCGGATTTACCGGCACGGCTGGGCTGGCGCTTGTGACGCAGAACAAAGCTTACTTCATTACCGATTTCCGCTATACCGAGCAAGCGGGAAGCCAAGTGAAGGAATTCGAAGTCGTCCAGGCAAAAACGAATTTGCTGGAAGAAGCTGCAGAAATCGCAAGGAATCTTGCTGTGAAATCATTGGCTTTTGAAAAAGACTACGTAACTTATGCATCATTCCTCGAATACCAAGCGAAAATCGAAGCTGACTTAAAACCAATCAGCGGCTTGATTGAAAAAATCCGGATGATAAAGACTCCGGAAGAAGTCAGCATCTTAAAAGCAGCCGCTAAAATCGCCGATGATGCCTATGAACATATCTGTAAATTCATCAAAGCAGGCCAGACAGAACTGGAGATTTCCAATGAGCTGGAATTCTTCATGAGAAAACAAGGGGCGACTTCTTCTTCGTTTGATACGATTGTCGCATCGGGCTTGCGTTCAGCTCTGCCGCACGGGGTGGCGACGGATAAAAAAATCGAAAATGGCGATTTCATCACGCTCGATTACGGAGCTTTGTACAACGGCTATATTTCAGATATCACCCGTACTGTAGCAGTGGGTGAACCTTCCGGCAAGCTGAAGGAAATCTACCAGATTGTTTTGGATGCCCAAGTGATGGCCGTTGAAAAAATCGGGCCGGGCATGACCGGCATTGAAGCGGATGCCATTGCCCGTGATTACATTAAATCAAAAGGCTACGGGGAAGCATTTGGACATTCTACAGGCCACGGCATTGGACTTGAAGTGCATGAAGCTCCTGGGTTATCATTTAAATCGCAGACCGTTCTTGAGGCGGGAATGGCCGTTACAGTGGAGCCGGGGATATATCTTCCGGGAATTGGCGGAGTACGCATTGAAGATGATATACTGATAACTGAGTCAGGAAATGAACGTTTAACTCACTCCACAAAAGAGCTTCGCATTTTATAA
- the accC gene encoding acetyl-CoA carboxylase biotin carboxylase subunit, which produces MKKVLIANRGEIAVRIIRACKEMDIETVAVYSEADKEALHVELADEAYCIGPKLSKDSYLNFSNIISVAKLTNCDGIHPGYGFLAENASFAELCEACDIMFIGPTSDAISKMGTKDVARETMRQAGVPVVPGSTGIVGSEKEGLEIAEDIGFPVIIKATAGGGGKGIRVARDREDFITGLRMTQKEAAAAFGNPGVYIEKFIEDFRHIEIQVLADSHGNAIHLGERDCTIQRRMQKLVEEAPSPALSPELRAEMGEAAVKAALAVAYRGAGTVEFIFDAVNQKFYFMEMNTRIQVEHPVTEMITGIDLIQQQLKVASGEVLAHKQEDVTFKGWSIECRINAENPAKNFMPSAGKVTMYLPPGGMGVRVDSAMYPGYSIPPYYDSMVAKLITFADTREQAIAKMKRALDEFVVEGVHTTIPFHLKLMDHEVFKAGDFNTKFLEKYDVLES; this is translated from the coding sequence ATGAAAAAAGTATTAATCGCAAACCGTGGTGAAATAGCAGTCCGTATTATCCGCGCCTGCAAAGAAATGGATATTGAAACCGTGGCTGTTTATTCTGAAGCGGATAAAGAAGCGCTTCATGTTGAATTGGCTGACGAAGCCTATTGCATCGGGCCGAAACTTTCTAAAGACAGCTATTTGAATTTCTCCAATATCATTTCAGTGGCCAAACTGACGAACTGTGATGGCATCCATCCGGGATATGGTTTTTTAGCTGAAAATGCAAGTTTTGCGGAACTCTGCGAAGCCTGCGATATCATGTTTATCGGTCCGACATCGGATGCGATTTCCAAGATGGGAACTAAAGATGTAGCGCGTGAAACCATGCGCCAAGCAGGTGTTCCTGTGGTTCCAGGATCCACTGGAATTGTCGGAAGTGAAAAAGAAGGCCTTGAAATCGCGGAAGATATCGGTTTTCCAGTTATCATCAAAGCCACAGCCGGCGGCGGCGGAAAAGGCATCCGCGTTGCCCGCGACCGTGAAGATTTCATCACCGGCCTCCGGATGACCCAGAAAGAAGCTGCAGCAGCTTTTGGCAATCCCGGTGTTTATATTGAGAAATTCATTGAAGATTTCCGCCACATTGAAATTCAGGTTCTGGCTGATTCGCACGGCAATGCCATCCATTTGGGCGAGCGTGATTGCACCATTCAACGCCGTATGCAAAAATTAGTGGAAGAAGCGCCATCTCCAGCCCTTTCGCCGGAACTTCGTGCAGAAATGGGAGAGGCAGCTGTAAAAGCGGCTTTGGCAGTAGCGTATCGCGGCGCTGGGACAGTCGAATTCATTTTTGATGCTGTTAACCAGAAGTTTTATTTCATGGAAATGAATACACGGATCCAAGTTGAACATCCTGTAACGGAAATGATTACCGGAATCGATTTGATTCAACAGCAATTAAAAGTGGCTTCAGGAGAAGTCCTGGCCCATAAGCAAGAAGACGTTACGTTTAAAGGCTGGTCGATTGAATGCCGCATCAATGCGGAAAACCCTGCCAAGAATTTCATGCCTTCCGCCGGTAAAGTGACGATGTATTTGCCGCCGGGCGGAATGGGAGTGCGTGTCGATTCGGCAATGTATCCAGGGTACAGCATTCCTCCCTATTATGATTCCATGGTAGCGAAATTGATCACTTTTGCGGATACGCGTGAACAAGCGATAGCTAAGATGAAACGTGCCTTAGATGAATTTGTTGTGGAAGGTGTCCATACAACCATTCCGTTCCATTTGAAATTGATGGATCATGAAGTATTTAAAGCTGGGGATTTTAATACGAAATTCCTTGAAAAGTACGATGTTTTAGAATCCTAA
- the dxs gene encoding 1-deoxy-D-xylulose-5-phosphate synthase yields MDLHTITSPSFLKELDNKQLVRLSEDIRQFLIENLSRTGGHIGPNLGVVELTLALHKVFDSPADKFIWDVGHQSYVHKILTGRASQFDTLRQFKGLCGFPKRNESDHDVWETGHSSTSLSAAMGMAAARDIKKADNHVIPIIGDGALTGGMAFEALNHIGHEKTNMIIILNDNEMSIAPNVGAMHSMLGRMRTAGKYNKVKDDLEYLLKKIPAVGGRLASTAERLKDSLKYLVVSGMFFEELGFTYLGPIDGHDLEELEDNLRYAKKTEGPVLLHVITKKGKGFLPAETDTVGTWHGTGPYKMETGDLVKSSNTAPSWSGLVAETVRKLARTDERIVAITPAMPVGSKLVGFASEFPDRFYDVGIAEQHAATMAAGLATQDMKPFLAIYSTFLQRAYDQVLHDICRQNLNVFIGIDRAGLVGADGETHQGVFDIAFLRNLPNMVIMMPKDENEGQHMVKTAIDYNGGPIALRYPRGNGLGVPMDEELEALPIGSWEVLQKGTDAVILTFGTTIPMALHAAEQLREEGIQAEVVNARFIKPMDINMLHQIFERNVPIVTIEEAVLQGGFGSSVLEFAEENQYRGAVIDRLGIPDQFIEHGDVAELMDEIHLNSDEVVRVVKKRVKPATKAETTV; encoded by the coding sequence ATGGATCTGCATACGATTACTAGTCCATCTTTCTTAAAAGAGCTGGACAATAAACAGCTCGTTCGATTAAGTGAAGATATCCGGCAATTTTTAATAGAAAACCTCTCTCGGACAGGCGGCCATATTGGACCGAACCTGGGTGTTGTTGAATTGACACTTGCTTTGCACAAGGTCTTTGACAGCCCTGCAGATAAATTCATCTGGGATGTGGGACACCAGTCCTATGTGCATAAAATTTTGACGGGCCGTGCCAGCCAGTTTGATACGCTGCGCCAGTTCAAAGGTTTATGCGGTTTCCCGAAACGCAATGAAAGCGACCACGATGTTTGGGAAACCGGGCATAGTTCAACTTCATTGTCTGCGGCAATGGGTATGGCGGCTGCGCGCGACATCAAAAAAGCAGACAATCACGTGATTCCGATTATCGGTGATGGCGCGCTGACAGGCGGAATGGCTTTTGAAGCCCTTAACCACATCGGCCATGAAAAAACCAATATGATTATCATTTTGAATGATAACGAAATGTCGATTGCTCCAAACGTTGGAGCCATGCACAGCATGCTTGGCAGAATGCGCACAGCCGGCAAATACAATAAAGTGAAAGACGATCTGGAGTATTTGCTGAAGAAGATCCCGGCAGTCGGAGGCCGGTTAGCCTCCACGGCCGAACGTTTGAAAGACAGCCTCAAATACTTGGTGGTTTCCGGCATGTTCTTTGAAGAACTCGGATTCACTTATCTCGGCCCGATCGACGGACATGATTTAGAGGAATTGGAAGACAATCTTCGTTATGCCAAAAAAACCGAAGGTCCGGTCCTGCTGCATGTCATCACGAAAAAAGGAAAAGGCTTTTTGCCTGCGGAAACCGACACAGTCGGCACTTGGCACGGAACCGGCCCTTATAAAATGGAGACTGGCGATTTGGTTAAATCTTCTAACACGGCACCTTCCTGGAGCGGGTTGGTCGCTGAAACCGTCCGGAAACTTGCGCGGACCGATGAACGCATCGTCGCAATCACGCCGGCAATGCCAGTCGGTTCAAAACTGGTCGGATTCGCATCAGAATTCCCGGACCGCTTTTATGATGTCGGGATTGCAGAGCAGCATGCCGCTACAATGGCAGCGGGGCTTGCCACTCAAGACATGAAACCGTTTTTGGCGATCTACTCGACTTTCCTTCAGCGTGCCTATGACCAAGTGCTCCATGATATTTGCCGCCAGAATCTGAATGTCTTTATCGGCATTGACCGGGCGGGGCTAGTTGGAGCGGATGGCGAGACGCATCAAGGCGTGTTCGATATCGCGTTTCTACGGAATTTGCCGAATATGGTCATCATGATGCCGAAAGATGAGAATGAAGGCCAGCATATGGTTAAAACCGCGATTGATTACAACGGCGGTCCGATTGCACTCCGCTACCCGCGAGGAAACGGGTTAGGCGTGCCGATGGATGAAGAACTGGAAGCATTGCCGATCGGATCGTGGGAAGTGCTCCAAAAAGGGACGGATGCTGTAATTTTGACATTCGGAACCACGATTCCAATGGCGCTGCATGCTGCAGAGCAACTGCGTGAAGAAGGAATTCAGGCTGAAGTGGTCAATGCGCGCTTTATCAAACCGATGGATATCAATATGCTGCATCAGATTTTTGAGCGCAATGTTCCAATCGTCACCATTGAAGAAGCGGTTCTGCAAGGCGGCTTTGGCAGCAGTGTATTGGAGTTTGCTGAAGAAAACCAATACCGCGGCGCTGTGATCGACCGGTTAGGAATTCCGGATCAGTTTATCGAGCACGGCGACGTTGCCGAACTTATGGATGAAATCCATTTGAATAGTGATGAAGTGGTGCGTGTTGTGAAAAAGCGTGTGAAACCGGCTACTAAAGCGGAAACGACTGTATGA
- a CDS encoding Asp23/Gls24 family envelope stress response protein, whose product MAEKTAPYVQMKPSGKQNLGNIEVAPEVLEIIASIAATDIEGVASMRGNFASGVAERLGKTVHGKGVKTDLSEEGLMIDVYCVMDYGVSIPQTALKVQEQVRQTLENMTSLQTQEVNVHITGIHFETQHSEE is encoded by the coding sequence ATGGCAGAAAAAACAGCACCCTATGTACAAATGAAACCAAGCGGCAAGCAGAATTTAGGCAATATTGAAGTGGCGCCTGAAGTTCTGGAAATTATTGCAAGCATCGCCGCAACCGATATTGAAGGTGTTGCCAGCATGCGAGGGAATTTTGCTTCCGGCGTTGCAGAACGCCTTGGAAAAACGGTTCATGGCAAAGGCGTCAAAACCGATCTTTCAGAAGAAGGATTGATGATTGACGTTTATTGTGTGATGGATTATGGCGTCTCTATTCCGCAAACAGCATTGAAAGTCCAGGAACAGGTACGGCAAACACTGGAAAATATGACTTCTCTTCAGACACAGGAAGTAAATGTCCATATTACAGGGATTCATTTTGAAACTCAGCATTCAGAAGAGTAA
- a CDS encoding TlyA family RNA methyltransferase produces the protein MNKPKKERVDILLVERGICETREKAKRAIMAGIIYSNEVRMDRPGEKIPEDAPLQMKGNDLKYVSRGGLKLEKALAEFDLSVEGKLMLDIGSSTGGFTDCALQNGAKHCYALDVGYNQLAWKIRQDERVTVMERTNFRHSKPEDFTEGLPEFATIDVSFISLRIILPVLKQILMPGGDVIALVKPQFEAGRESVGKKGIVRDPKIHREVLAKVGGFAVDAGFHLKNMSFSPITGGEGNIEFLFHLQSAHESEEIMPLSAEQIAETVKTAHEKL, from the coding sequence ATGAACAAACCGAAAAAAGAGCGAGTAGATATCCTGTTAGTAGAGCGCGGAATTTGTGAAACACGCGAAAAAGCAAAACGGGCGATTATGGCAGGCATCATCTACTCCAATGAAGTGCGCATGGATCGGCCAGGCGAAAAGATCCCTGAAGATGCTCCGCTTCAAATGAAAGGCAACGACTTGAAGTATGTAAGCCGCGGTGGATTGAAACTGGAAAAAGCATTGGCGGAATTTGACTTGTCAGTCGAAGGCAAGCTGATGCTCGATATCGGTTCTTCAACCGGAGGATTTACGGATTGTGCACTTCAAAACGGCGCAAAACATTGTTATGCGCTTGACGTTGGGTACAACCAGCTGGCTTGGAAAATCCGGCAAGACGAGCGCGTCACCGTTATGGAACGCACAAACTTCCGGCATTCCAAACCGGAAGATTTTACAGAAGGACTGCCTGAATTTGCCACGATTGACGTCAGTTTTATTTCACTGCGCATCATCCTGCCGGTCTTAAAGCAGATTTTAATGCCTGGCGGCGATGTGATTGCTTTAGTAAAACCGCAGTTTGAAGCAGGGCGGGAGTCAGTAGGGAAAAAAGGCATCGTCAGAGACCCGAAAATCCATCGGGAAGTGCTTGCCAAAGTCGGAGGCTTCGCTGTTGATGCCGGCTTCCATTTGAAAAATATGTCTTTTTCCCCCATTACCGGGGGAGAAGGCAATATCGAGTTTTTATTTCATTTGCAATCTGCCCATGAAAGCGAAGAAATCATGCCTCTTTCGGCAGAGCAGATAGCAGAAACAGTGAAAACGGCGCATGAAAAATTATAA
- the nusB gene encoding transcription antitermination factor NusB — protein sequence MKRHEAREKALQTLFQVDGTELTITEASEHVMGLERDNFYELLVEGTHANLAAIDEKLKGHLENWSLERLPKVERTILRMAVFELAFMEDAPASVIMNEAIELSKTFGDDKSSRFVNGVLSKFTDELAN from the coding sequence ATGAAACGACATGAAGCACGCGAAAAGGCGCTCCAGACCTTATTTCAGGTGGATGGAACGGAGCTGACCATTACAGAAGCCAGTGAACATGTGATGGGGCTAGAGCGGGATAATTTCTATGAATTGCTGGTGGAAGGAACTCATGCCAATTTGGCGGCAATTGATGAAAAGTTGAAAGGGCATCTGGAAAACTGGTCACTTGAACGTTTGCCGAAAGTGGAGCGGACGATTCTGCGTATGGCCGTTTTTGAACTGGCCTTTATGGAAGACGCACCCGCCAGCGTTATAATGAATGAAGCGATTGAACTCAGCAAAACTTTTGGAGATGACAAGTCAAGCCGATTTGTGAACGGCGTATTGTCTAAATTCACTGACGAACTAGCAAACTAA
- the xseB gene encoding exodeoxyribonuclease VII small subunit yields the protein MAEKEIMFNQAMEQLEEIVRQLEQGDVPLEEALTLYQKGMELSKVCHDKLQNAEKQLVTMMKDGKEVSVDIETDGTAK from the coding sequence ATGGCTGAAAAAGAGATCATGTTCAATCAAGCGATGGAACAACTGGAAGAGATCGTGCGTCAATTAGAGCAAGGCGATGTGCCGCTCGAAGAAGCGCTGACTTTATATCAAAAAGGAATGGAACTTTCGAAAGTCTGCCATGACAAACTGCAAAATGCGGAAAAACAATTGGTAACGATGATGAAAGATGGAAAAGAAGTGTCAGTGGACATAGAAACGGATGGTACAGCGAAATGA